One stretch of Amycolatopsis sp. 195334CR DNA includes these proteins:
- a CDS encoding thioesterase II family protein, which produces MAPGAEGPWFPQVDRRQRPAVRLVCLGAAGTGASQFGAWSEALPESIEVWPVLLPGRERRIREEPLRRIDLIADELLAELVRLVEPGGPPWAFLGHSFGALVAYETARRLLDSTDLAVEGLVACSMPAPHVQADRLPVATDDDAALLDWVRTSGGVDDVLLGDARFARWLAADLRATLDCRRSYRLDRPVKLDCPVLVASGADDPEVVPDDLDEWRYCTTATFERITVGRGHYFLRSHQDALLELVHDRLTRWRSARSSSS; this is translated from the coding sequence ATGGCACCCGGTGCGGAAGGGCCGTGGTTCCCCCAGGTCGACCGAAGGCAGCGGCCAGCGGTCCGGCTGGTCTGCCTCGGTGCCGCCGGCACGGGAGCCTCCCAGTTCGGTGCGTGGTCAGAAGCGCTGCCCGAGTCGATCGAGGTCTGGCCGGTGCTGCTGCCTGGACGCGAGCGCCGGATTCGGGAGGAACCGCTGCGGCGGATCGACCTGATCGCCGACGAACTGCTCGCGGAGCTGGTTCGGCTGGTTGAACCAGGTGGACCGCCATGGGCCTTCCTCGGGCACAGCTTCGGGGCGCTGGTCGCCTACGAAACGGCGCGGAGGCTACTGGACTCCACGGACCTGGCCGTGGAGGGGCTTGTCGCGTGCTCGATGCCTGCGCCGCATGTGCAGGCCGATCGGCTGCCGGTAGCCACCGACGACGATGCCGCCCTGCTCGACTGGGTCAGGACGTCCGGTGGCGTGGACGACGTGCTGCTCGGCGACGCGCGCTTCGCCCGTTGGCTGGCCGCCGACCTGCGAGCGACATTGGACTGCCGCCGGTCGTACCGGTTGGACCGGCCGGTGAAGCTCGACTGCCCGGTGCTGGTCGCCTCCGGTGCGGATGATCCGGAGGTCGTTCCGGACGACCTCGACGAGTGGCGGTACTGCACAACGGCCACCTTCGAACGGATCACCGTCGGGCGGGGGCACTACTTCCTGCGAAGCCATCAGGACGCGCTGCTGGAGCTGGTCCACGACCGGCTCACGCGGTGGCGCTCCGCGCGATCCAGCAGTTCCTGA
- a CDS encoding cytochrome P450: MTREGSRPPVAPGGRPVVGHALRLFRRPLEFVDRQRACGNVVSFRLGREPAFLVNSPATVRELLVEHNQVTKNGVLFEKLKVLGGDGIGSSWGEPHRQRRRMLAPLFTQERVTGYASTMRAAAEEQTSNWVDGAPLELGRELNEIAAAILVRCMFSSDAGSETAREAARWLPVVFRGVGKRAYAPTGLLYALPTRSNRLYTEAGKRVHALIDEVIAVYRREGTAGRDMLSALLKARDPETGETLTDQQVHDEVMTMFFVGTEVSSAALGWLFLQLDRHPNIADQVYRELDDVLGDRPVEFDDLPKLEYVARVVHETLRLYPPGWLFPRIPTVDIEVGGYAIPAGANVFYSPYVLHRDPRLFPDPDRFDPDRWLPERTGRVPRGAFIPYGEGVRVCMGGSFAAAEMLIVLAVVLRHWRLPLRPGARVRPVASTTLHPDHLPVVARRR; encoded by the coding sequence ATGACGCGAGAAGGATCCCGTCCCCCGGTCGCACCGGGTGGACGGCCTGTGGTCGGGCATGCGCTGCGGCTGTTCCGGCGGCCTCTCGAATTCGTCGATCGGCAGCGGGCCTGCGGCAACGTGGTGTCGTTCCGCCTCGGCCGCGAGCCCGCGTTCCTGGTGAACAGCCCCGCCACGGTGCGCGAACTGCTCGTCGAGCACAACCAGGTGACCAAGAACGGGGTGCTCTTCGAGAAGCTCAAAGTGCTCGGCGGGGACGGGATCGGCAGTTCCTGGGGCGAACCGCACCGGCAACGGCGTCGGATGCTCGCGCCGCTGTTCACCCAGGAGCGCGTCACGGGGTACGCGAGCACGATGCGCGCGGCGGCCGAGGAGCAGACGTCGAACTGGGTGGACGGCGCGCCGCTCGAACTGGGCCGCGAGTTGAACGAGATCGCCGCCGCGATCCTGGTCCGGTGCATGTTCTCGTCCGACGCGGGCAGCGAGACCGCTCGGGAGGCCGCTCGCTGGTTGCCGGTCGTGTTCCGTGGCGTGGGCAAGCGGGCCTACGCGCCAACCGGCCTGTTGTACGCGCTGCCCACGCGGTCCAACCGGTTGTACACGGAGGCGGGCAAGCGCGTGCACGCGCTGATCGACGAGGTCATCGCGGTCTACCGACGAGAGGGCACGGCAGGCCGGGACATGCTGTCGGCGCTGCTCAAGGCCCGCGACCCCGAGACCGGCGAGACGCTCACCGACCAGCAGGTGCACGACGAGGTCATGACCATGTTCTTCGTCGGCACCGAGGTCTCGTCGGCGGCGCTGGGCTGGCTGTTCCTCCAGTTGGACCGGCACCCGAACATCGCCGACCAGGTGTACCGCGAACTCGACGACGTGCTCGGCGACCGGCCCGTCGAGTTCGACGACCTGCCGAAACTCGAGTACGTCGCGCGGGTGGTCCACGAGACGCTGCGCCTGTACCCACCGGGCTGGTTGTTTCCGCGCATCCCGACGGTCGACATCGAGGTGGGCGGCTACGCGATCCCGGCCGGCGCGAACGTGTTCTACAGCCCGTACGTGCTGCATCGCGATCCCCGGCTGTTCCCCGACCCGGACCGCTTCGACCCCGACCGGTGGTTGCCCGAGCGGACCGGGCGCGTGCCGCGCGGGGCGTTCATCCCGTACGGCGAGGGCGTGCGGGTGTGCATGGGCGGCTCGTTCGCGGCGGCGGAGATGCTGATCGTGCTCGCGGTGGTCCTCCGGCACTGGCGGCTGCCGCTGCGGCCGGGCGCGCGCGTTCGACCCGTCGCGTCGACCACGCTGCACCCCGACCACTTGCCGGTGGTGGCGCGCCGGCGCTGA
- a CDS encoding SAM-dependent methyltransferase, producing the protein MVDWTAAGVDVTKPALARVYDYMLGGSLNFPEDRALAERIAKVGPFREMARLNRHFLRRAVRFCVESGVHQFLDLGSGIPASGNVHEIAQESNRESRVVYVDHDPIAVAHSEVLLADNPHATVLRADLRDAEAVVSHPETRALLDFGRPIALFLLGVVQYIPDSGNPAGLIARYADAVAPGSLLAMTHFTSRNMEEEMAAAVEYFAETAAPITLRSAEQITGLLGALEPVVPGVVLTAKWRPELGGPPAADPERSGHYAVVARKR; encoded by the coding sequence ATGGTGGATTGGACGGCAGCCGGCGTCGACGTCACGAAACCGGCCTTGGCGCGCGTTTACGACTACATGCTCGGCGGTTCCCTGAACTTCCCGGAGGACCGCGCGCTGGCCGAACGCATCGCCAAGGTGGGACCGTTTCGCGAGATGGCCAGGCTCAACCGGCATTTCCTCCGGCGCGCGGTCCGCTTCTGCGTCGAGTCCGGCGTGCACCAGTTCCTCGACCTCGGCTCCGGCATCCCGGCCTCGGGAAACGTGCACGAAATCGCCCAGGAGTCGAACCGGGAGAGCCGCGTGGTCTACGTGGACCACGACCCGATCGCGGTGGCGCACAGCGAGGTCCTGCTGGCGGACAACCCGCACGCGACCGTCCTGCGCGCCGACCTCCGCGACGCCGAGGCGGTCGTGTCGCACCCGGAGACCCGCGCACTGCTCGATTTCGGCCGCCCGATCGCGCTCTTTCTGCTCGGCGTCGTCCAGTACATTCCGGATTCCGGTAATCCGGCAGGCCTGATTGCGAGATATGCGGATGCGGTGGCCCCAGGAAGTCTGCTCGCGATGACCCATTTCACCTCGCGGAACATGGAGGAGGAAATGGCGGCCGCGGTGGAGTATTTCGCCGAAACCGCGGCGCCGATCACGCTGCGGTCCGCCGAGCAGATAACCGGATTGCTGGGCGCCCTGGAGCCGGTGGTGCCGGGCGTCGTGCTCACCGCGAAGTGGCGCCCGGAACTGGGCGGCCCGCCCGCCGCCGATCCCGAGCGCTCCGGCCACTACGCCGTCGTGGCGCGCAAACGCTGA
- a CDS encoding serine hydrolase — protein sequence MESLRLIDQWPVENAAAAVVRADGTVAGRHGDAGREFPLASVTKPLTAYAALIAIEEGVVELDTPAGPTGATVRHLLAHTSGLAFDSPKTQAEPGNRRIYSNTGFEQLTEVLTEHSGIPFASYLDQALFEPLGMANTRLDGSPAAGAVSTVDDMVRFAAEVQQPKLLDASTVAEATSVVFPGLTGVLPGYGNQKPNDWGLGFEIRDHKSPHWTGSASSPRTFGHFGQSGTFLWFDPDAGAACVALADRAFGPWAIEAWPPFTDAVLAELGG from the coding sequence ATGGAGAGCTTGCGGTTGATCGACCAGTGGCCGGTGGAGAACGCGGCAGCGGCGGTGGTGCGCGCCGACGGCACCGTGGCCGGCCGCCACGGCGACGCGGGCCGGGAGTTCCCGCTGGCCTCGGTCACCAAGCCGCTCACCGCCTACGCGGCGCTGATCGCCATCGAAGAGGGCGTCGTCGAGCTGGACACCCCGGCCGGTCCAACCGGCGCGACCGTCCGGCACCTGCTCGCCCACACCTCCGGCCTGGCCTTCGACTCACCCAAGACCCAGGCCGAGCCGGGGAACCGCAGGATCTACTCGAACACCGGGTTCGAGCAGCTCACCGAGGTGCTGACCGAGCACTCCGGCATCCCGTTCGCCTCCTACCTGGACCAGGCGCTGTTCGAGCCGTTGGGCATGGCGAACACCCGGCTCGACGGCTCCCCCGCCGCGGGCGCCGTGTCCACCGTGGACGACATGGTCCGGTTCGCCGCCGAGGTGCAGCAGCCCAAACTGCTCGACGCGTCGACCGTGGCGGAGGCGACGTCCGTGGTGTTCCCCGGGCTGACCGGCGTGCTGCCGGGCTACGGCAACCAGAAGCCGAACGACTGGGGCCTCGGCTTCGAGATCCGCGACCACAAGAGCCCGCACTGGACGGGTTCGGCCAGCTCACCGCGCACGTTCGGCCACTTCGGGCAGTCCGGCACGTTCCTCTGGTTCGACCCGGACGCCGGGGCGGCGTGTGTCGCGCTGGCTGACCGCGCCTTCGGCCCGTGGGCGATCGAGGCGTGGCCGCCGTTCACCGACGCCGTGCTCGCGGAACTGGGCGGCTAG
- a CDS encoding D-2-hydroxyacid dehydrogenase family protein gives MKIAILDDYQNVALSFADWDSLGAEVEVFTEHIGDQDELVRRLAGVEAVVAMRERTRFDEALLSRLPDLKLLVSTGRRNAAIDVAAANRLGVVVSSTGYIAHPTAEHTWALILAASRNLPTEFQSVRDGGWQRTVGTGLHGKTLGLLGLGRLGARVARIGQAFGMETIAWSQNLTQARAAEHGVTAVNKEDLFRQSDVLSVHLVLSDRSRGLVGADEFALMKPTALLVNTSRGPIIDETALLDALRAKTIRAAAIDVYDEEPLAADHPIRELDNAVLTPHIGYVTREVYEIFYGDAVEDIAAYQAGSPIRVMEP, from the coding sequence GGGCCGAGGTCGAGGTGTTCACCGAGCACATCGGCGACCAGGACGAACTGGTTCGGCGGCTCGCCGGGGTGGAGGCGGTCGTGGCGATGCGCGAGCGCACCCGCTTCGACGAGGCGCTGCTGTCCCGCTTGCCCGACCTGAAGCTCCTGGTGAGCACCGGTCGCCGGAACGCGGCGATCGACGTGGCCGCGGCGAACCGCCTCGGCGTGGTGGTGTCGTCCACGGGCTACATCGCGCACCCGACCGCCGAGCACACGTGGGCGCTGATCCTCGCCGCCTCGCGGAACCTGCCGACCGAGTTCCAGTCCGTGCGCGACGGCGGCTGGCAGCGCACCGTCGGCACCGGCCTGCACGGCAAGACGCTTGGCCTGCTCGGCCTGGGCAGGCTCGGCGCCCGTGTCGCGCGGATCGGACAGGCGTTCGGCATGGAGACCATCGCCTGGAGCCAGAACCTAACCCAGGCGCGGGCCGCCGAGCACGGTGTCACCGCGGTGAACAAGGAGGACCTGTTCCGCCAGTCGGACGTGCTGTCGGTGCACCTGGTGCTCAGCGACCGGTCGCGCGGCCTGGTCGGCGCGGACGAGTTCGCGCTGATGAAGCCGACCGCGCTGCTGGTCAACACCTCGCGCGGCCCGATCATCGACGAAACCGCGCTGCTCGACGCCCTCCGCGCCAAGACGATCCGCGCGGCCGCGATCGACGTCTACGACGAGGAACCGCTGGCCGCGGACCACCCCATCCGCGAACTGGACAACGCCGTGCTCACCCCGCACATCGGCTACGTCACCCGCGAGGTCTACGAGATCTTCTACGGCGACGCCGTCGAGGACATCGCCGCCTACCAGGCGGGCAGCCCGATCCGGGTGATGGAGCCCTAG